One Heyndrickxia oleronia genomic window, GTGATTTCTTTATTTACTTCATCACGTACTTTTCGCTTTATCGCTTGATCCTTTTGCGTATCACTATTGGCTAAGATCCGCAGACGAACCGCCTCCTGAGGTATAACAATGGTTTCATCCGCAACACTTTCTTGCTTTGGTATATATAAACTTAGAATTGTGCCAATTGATAACATCATAATATAAATCCATGCTACATTTTTTTTATTCATTTTCTCCACCATCCCTTACTAAGATATTGTGGACAAAATGTTGAAATCTTAAACTAGTAAACTTGAATTTTTTTATAGAAGTAATTCTCATAAGACGATTTACTTTTAATGTACTTTTCGTATTCGTTATTAACCCTATATTTATTGGTTGATTTAGAAATGAGCCTATAAAAAAAAGACTACCTAAAAAAGTAAAGCCAGGTAGCCCATAAATTCATTTTATATTTCACAAAAAACCATTCGATCCTTTCCATTTATGTCATTTACTATTTCAATGACACTTTGTGGAAATGACTTTCTAAGGATTTCAGCGACTTGTTCCCCTTGACCCATTCCAATTTCAAACCCAATTAATGCCTTCTCCCTAATAACTTCAGGAATCTGTTCCATTAATCTTCTATAATAATCGAGCCCGTCAAATCCTCCAAATAGTGCCTGATGTGGTTCGTGATCCTTCACCACATCAGATAATACTTCAATATCTCTGTTCGGAATATAGGGAGGATTGGATAATATAATATCCACTTTTTCCTTTGCCTTAATAATAGGGATTAATAAATCACCTTGTATAAAAGAAATATCCGCTTTATACCGGGCTGCATTTTTTTTCGCTATTTCCAACGCACTTCCAGATATGTCTATGGCTGAAGTAAAAAGATATGGGCATTCAAGTTTCATTGTGATAGCAATAATTCCACTACCAGTACCTATATCGACCATTTTCAAATCCTTTTGGTCTGGAAACATTCGCTTAGTTCTAGTAATGGCTTCAACAATTAATTCCTCTGTCTCTGGACGAGGGATAAGTACATCCTGATTAACGATAAACTCCCTGCCATAGAACTCTTCATAGCCCATTATATGCTGAATAGGAACTCCACCTGCATGCATCCTAACAGCTTTATAAAAATCTTTCTGTACTTGCTCCGGAAGAACCAATTGTTGGTTTGCAAATAACTGAGATCTACTCATCTGTAGATAATGTCTCAGCAGGATTTCACCTGCATTCGCGTCCCGTTGATGTTCCACTAAAAAAGAAGAAGCCCATTGCAGAGCTTCAAAGACTTTTTGGCCTTGAACCATTAGTCATTCACACTTTCTAGTTTATGGGATTGATCTTCCAAAATAAGCGCATCTATAATATCATCCATTTTTCCTTGAAGAATCTGATCCAATTTTTGAATAGTTAATCCGATACGGTGATCAGTAACACGATTTTGCGGGAAATTATACGTACGAATACGTTCTGAACGATCTCCCGTCCCAACAGCAGACTTACGATTGGCATCATATTCTGCTTGTGCTTCTTGTTGAAATTTATCATAGACACGTGCACGTAAAACCTTCATTGCCTTTTCCTTATTCTTTATTTGTGATTTCTCATCTTGGCAAGAAACTACTGTTCCAGTTGGAATATGTGTTAAACGAACTGCTGACATGGTCGTGTTAACGCTTTGTCCACCTGGTCCACTAGACGCAAACGTATCTACACGAATATCCTTTTCATGTATTTCCACTTCAACCTCTTCAGCTTCAGGTAGAACTGCTACCGTCGCAGTAGACGTATGAATACGACCACCTGATTCTGTCTCTGGTACACGTTGAACACGATGAGCTCCATTTTCAAATTTTAGTTTTGAAAATGCTCCCTTCCCATTAATCATGAAAATAATTTCCTTATAGCCGCCTACACCAGTTGTACTAGCCTCAATCACTTCAGTTTTCCAACCTTGAGCCTCTGCATAACGACTATACATTCGATAAAGATCGCCTGCAAAAAGAGCTGCCTCGTCTCCACCTGCTGCTCCGCGAATCTCCATAATAACGTTCTTATCATCATTAGGATCTTTTGGTAAAAGTAATATTTTTAAACGGTCTTCAAAGCCTTCAATTTGTTCTTCTAATTCATGTATTTCTTCTTTAACCATCTCACGCATTTCATTATCAAGCTTTTCTTCTAACATTGCTTTTGCATCTTTAAATTGCTGTTGAACTTCTTTATATTCACGATACACCATAACTGTTTCCTGAATATCAGACTGTTCCTTTGAATATTCTCTTAATTTTTTTGTATCGTTAATAATTTCAGGATCGCTTAAAAGTTCATTGAGCTTCTCATAACGATCTTCTACAATTTGTAATCGATCAAACATGGCATTTCACCTCTATTATCATAAGCTTACGCTTAAAAAATTATAAATGATTCTATCTAAAGTCTTAATGGATCTCATTATCAATTATGTCCGTAACAGTACTATTATAGTATACTCGACTACCCTCGTAAATAGGAAACGCCCTTTGTTCACTCTTTCAAACTAACCTTCTGTAAAAAAAGTTCATACATCTTTCCATCTATGACAAGGAATAGTTGAGCATTCGAATTTTTAATTTTACTAATGATTTCTGCTCATTAAGGATTCTATAGCTTCAAATCCATATAAAAAGACTGTCTGAATAAGTAAGTATCAGACAGCCCTTTTTTTATTGTTCATCAATCTTTACATTAATATCATATTTCGGCAAAGCTTGAATGAGCTTCTTATGAAGCTTTGATTCCTCTTTCATTCGTTCATGATGGGTTAAACGTTTATTCGTATGAACATTCACCCACATATTATTTCCATTAATCCAAACAGAAGAAGGTACATACCCCTTTTGGCTTCTTACGACATCCTTCGCCTTATCTACTTCAGAACCTACCGTAGGTTGAGGGTCACCCTTTTTTAAATCAATCATATTTGGATTTTCATTCGTTTGACTAGTAGAAATCTCTCTATACTTATTATCCTTAGCCCCATTATTTGTAAGTGCATCATCATTTAACTGATTGCTCCCACAACCTGATAATAAACCTAATAAGAATAGAAAGCTAATTGTCAATTTCCACATAAACTGCACCTCCATAGGAATAGCTTTTCCTGATGAAGAATGTTTATGTAGAACTACAACTTAAAAAGGCTCTTTTCTCAAACATTGTTGCTATTAGTTATTGTTTTACTTTAAAAATAGGTTGGAGGTCGACATCCTTCATTCCTTGTTGATATTAGTTATTGTTTTATTTTAAAAATAGGTTAGAGGTCGACATCCTTCATTCCCGCATAAAGTATCCCCTTAATCAACTGTATTGTAATGCTTCTTCCTTCTGATTGATTAATTCTTCTTTGATTATTTGGATGGTTTGATCAATATTTTCCTTCGTATGCGCCGCTGACATAAAAAATCTAATTCTTGCTTGGCTTTCCTTAACAGCTGGATAAACAATAGGCATTGCATTCACACCTCTTTGATAAAGCTTTTCAGCAAAAATAAGAGCCTTATCAGTATTTCCTATAATCATCGGAATGATAGGTGTGTCACAACTATCTCCAGTATTTACATCCAATGACTTTAACTTTGAAAGGAAGTAAGTTGAATTCTTCTTTAGCCTTTCAAATAAATGCTCTTCTCTCTCACATATTTCTAATGATGCATACGCAGCTGCGGCATTGGCAGGAGTTATACCAACACTAAAAATAAATCCCGGAGAATTGTATCTTAAATAATGAATAAATCTTTTACTACCCGCGATATATCCCCCACAGCTGTTAAGTGATTTACTTAATGTACCCATTAATACATCTACTTCTTTTGGATCAATATTGTAATAACTTGTCACTCCACGACCATTTTCACCAATTGTACCAATTGAGTGTGCTTCGTCGACCATTAAGAGTGCGTTATATTTGTTTTTTAATTTGATCAACTCAGGTAGTTTGCAAATATCTCCATCCATACTATAAACACCTTCTACAACAATTAGAACACGTCGGTATTTGTATCTCAATTTTTTCAACTTACTTTCAAGACTTTCCATATCATTATGTTTAAATGGCCTTCTTTTGGCCTTCGATAAAATAGCTCCTTGAATAATACTATTATGTGCTAATGCATCATATAGAATTAAATCCTCTCCATTTACAAGATTTCCAATCGTATTTACATTTGTACTATGGCCACCTACTTGTACAATTGCATCTTCTGTTCCAATAAAAGATGCAATCTTTTTTTCTAATCTTGAGTGAAGCTCAATTTCTCCACTTAATAATCTACTTCCAGATACGCTTGTTCCATATTGTTGTATAGCTTTATATACTTGCTCATTTATTTCCTCACAACCATTCATTCCTAAATAATTATAAGTTGAGTAATTAATCATTTCTTTTCCATTAATGATTATCGTATTCGATGCAATTCCATCATTCACTCTAAAGTACGGTACAGTTCCTTTTTCCATAAAATACTCAGAAAAGCTCGTAACCTCCGGAAAACAATCAATACTAGAGGACTTATCAAGTTCATTTTTTGAATTCACAGCAAATTCCTCCTCATCAAATATTTAACAGTTTTGTTTTATAGAACTTCCTTGTTCTAATTAAGATAAAAATCCATACTTACTAAGTGGCTTTTCCTCTGAAAAGGACTATGGGGAAATAAGGAGTCTTGTTGTATGTCCATTTTATTGGACGAAAGCGAAGATATCATGAATTTTCAAAATCAATAAACTTGTCGAAATTTATTTTATTATATAGAAGTATGTATAGAAAAACAATGATTTTTAGTTCTTTTTCACTATTTATGGAAAAATAATGAAATATACTAGATGTTTTTCAAAATTTATTACTTTACTGAAATTAAATGAGGTTTAAAACGTGATTCGAAAGTTAATTTTTTAAAGGAGTCATCAAAAAAAGCCTCTAAAAAGAGACTTATTCTACACTAGTAACAATTTGTTTTAGAGGTATACTAATTCCCTCTGGGACTTCATGATGATGACGACAGCGAGCTTCATAAGCTTCCGAAGCACCCACAAGGATGATTGGATCATCCGCACAAGCTGGTTTACCATTAATTAAACGTTGAGTTCTACTTGCAGGTGATCCACAAACTGTACATACTGCCTGGAGCTTTGTTACTAATTCTGCAATAGCCATAAGTTTTGGCATCGGCCCGAAAGGAACCCCTCTGAAATCTTGATCAAGTCCAGCCAAAATAACCCGATGTCCATTATTCGCTAATTCTTGAACAACCTCAACAATTTCTTCATCGAAAAACTGTGCCTCATCTATGGCAATGATATCAATATTTCTATGTATGTTTTCAAAGATATCACGTGCTTTTTCTATCGGAAGGGCAATAACCGAGGTACCGTTATGAGAAACAACTGATTCTTTGCTGTAGCGGTCATCCAACTTAGGTTTAAATACAGCAATTTCTTGTTTAGCAAACTGTGCACGACGTACACGTCTGATTAGTTCTTCAGACTTGCCTGAAAACATACTGCCACAAATTACTTCTATCCAACCTGAGTGTTCCATTACATACATTGATTGAGCATCCTCCCTCCGATTTTCAAATTTACAGAAATAAAAAACAGGCAAGCTTTCTTGCCTGTTTTTTATCATTATTGTTGTTTAAAACCGTATTTTTTATTGAATCGGTCAACACGTCCATCAGCAGAAGCGAATTTTTGGCGACCAGTATAGAATGGATGACATTCTGAGCATACCTCAACACGAATCTCTTCTTTTACTGAACCACTTTCGAATTCGTTACCGCAAGCGCATTTAACCATTGCTTTTTTGTATCCTGGATGAATACCTGCTTTCATTCTTTTCATCTCCTTTGCCCTGAGTCATTTCGAAACAGAGTTATATATTTCTATGGGTTCAAAGAAAGTTATAATGATAACGATCTTTAGAAAATCTTGATTTCTGATTTTCTCCATTAGAATTTACAAACACATGGGTATATTATAACAAGCTATTTTTTGAAATGCAATATTACAGTTTAATATTTACTATCCACTTTTTCCCTTATATTAAACCGTTCTTCTTCCAGTTGTACTGCCTTTCATTTCAGCAGTTAAAACCTCAAAAAATTCCTCATTCGTTTTCGTTTTCTTTAGTTTGCGTAAAAATCTTTCTACAAAATCAGGTGTATCAGACATTGACTTTCTTATTGCCCACAGTTTGTCTAAATGCTCCTTCGGAATAAGTAATTCTTCTTTACGCGTTCCTGATCGACGAATATCAATAGCAGGGAAGATTCGTTTTTCTGATAGTGAACGGTCAAGATGGAGTTCCATATTACCGGTTCCTTTAAATTCTTCATAAATAACATCGTCCATCCGTGAGCCAGTTTCAACAAGTGCAGTCGCCAAAATAGTTAAGCTACCACCTTCTTCAATATTTCTAGCTGCACCAAAGAAACGTTTTGGACGGTGGAACGCAGCTGGATCAATACCACCTGAAAGAGTTCGTCCACTTGGGGGAATGACTAAGTTGTATGCACGGGCTAGACGAGTAATGCTATCCATCAGAATAACAACATCACGCTTATGCTCAACTAAACGCATGGCTCTTTCCAATACTAATTCTGCTACTTTAATATGATTTTCTGGTACCTCATCAAAAGTTGAACTTACAACCTCTGCATTAACTGAGCGCTCGATATCGGTTACCTCTTCAGGACGCTCGTCAATTAATAGAACAATTAGCTCGGCATCAGGGTTATTCGTTGTTATGGAATTAGCTATCTCCTTTAAAAGCATCGTTTTTCCTGCCTTAGGAGGAGCGACAATTAAACCACGTTGTCCAAAACCAACAGGGGCAATTAGATCCATAATCCTAGTGGATAATTTATTGGGAGCTGTTTCTAATTTTATTTGTCTGTCTGGATATAATGGTGTTAGTGCAGGGAAATGCACACGTTCCTTTGCAGATTCTGGATTATCCCCATTTACTGCTTCAACATGAAGTAATCCATAATAGCGTTCATTTTCCTTTGGAGGACGAACTTTTCCTGAAACCTTATCACCATTTCTTAAATCAAAACGTCGAATTTGGGAAGCTGAAATATAAATATCCTCTGAACTTGGGGAATAATTTATTGGTCTTAAGAAACCAAAGCCTTCCGATTGGATGATTTCAAGAACACCTTCCATGAAGAAATAGCCTTCTTGTTCAGCACGTGCTTTTAAAATCGCAAAAATAAGTTCTTTTTTTGTTAATTTACTATAGTATGAAACTTTATACTCTCGTGCTAAAGCATAGAGCTCCTTAAGCGTCATATTATCAAGACTTGAAATTGATAAACCTTCCATATCTACACCACACTTTGTTTTTTTCAATGCTAAATTATTATTATTATTATTAAAATTGTTTTTTTCATTTCTAATCAGATCTTCATGAAAGTACTATCGTGTTCTGAGGAAAGAATTTCTTTTAAAGAAAGTGGTATTTAATCTTTCTTTAAAAAAGATCATTGAAAGAGGTATATCTCTGTCGATAAGAGTACTTTTAGCACCAAAATAGTATTAAGGGCGCCGAAGAAAAGAATATTTAAAATATTGAAGATTCAGAAGCCTCGGAAGAACTTTAAAAATAAAGAAAGCAAAAACAATATCTATTTTAACCATATTTTCGAGAAAGAATCAATAAGAAGGAAGGAAATAAATTTGTACAGGCAATTGACCTGTACAAATTTATTGAGTTGATAGGAAATTATTCATATCTTTTTATCATCTAATTAAAACACTATTCTCATAGATCTTCAAAAAATCTTATTTGATTACTAAATTTGGTTTCTTTTTTAGGCTATGTCGTCCATCAATAAACCGAACAGTTCCCGATTTAGCTCGCATAACCACTGAGTGAGTAGAACCGTAGGAGCCTTTAAATTGAACCCCTTTTAAAAGTTCTCCATCTGTAACACCTGTTGCCGAGAAGATTGCATCATCACCGCGGACTAAGTCTTCCATTAATAAAATTTTATTCGTATCCAATCCCATTTTAATACAGCGTTCTAATTCGGCATCATTTTGTGGTAACAATCTTCCCTGTAACTCTCCACCAAGACATTTCAAGGCAACCGCAGCAATCACACCTTCTGGTGCACCGCCAGATCCGAATAGAATATCAACACCTGTATGATCAAAAGCCGTATTTATTGCTCCTGCTACATCCCCGTCGTTGATAAGCTTTATTCTTGCTCCTGCTTCACGAAGTTGCGCAATAATATGCTCATGTCTTGGTCTATTTAAAACTGTTGCTACAACATCCTCTACATCTTTGTTTTTTGCTTTCGCTACAGCTTTTAAATTATCTAGAACAGAAGCATTAATATCGATTTGGCCAACAGCTTCTGGACCAACAGCAATTTTATCCATATACATATCGGGAGCATGTAATAAATTTCCATGATCTGCAACCGCTAACACAGCTAATGCGTTCCAACCCCCAGATGCAACAATATTTGTTCCTTCAAGAGGATCCACAGCTACGTCGACACGTGGTCCATATCCTGTACCAAGTTTTTCACCGATATATAACATTGGAGCCTCGTCCATCTCTCCCTCTCCAATGACTACTGTACCTTTCATTGGAATGGTATCAAATACATCACGCATTGCTGAAGTAGCTGCATCATCTGCTTCTGGCTTTTTCCCTCTTCCCATTAATCGAGCAGAAGCAAGAGCAGCGGCCTCCGTTACACGGACCAATTCCATCGATAAACTTCTTTCCATCTTTCTTCCCCCTATGTGATCAACATATATTGTTGACTAATCCATAAATGGTATAACACATTTCTTTTATATTGTAGCACAATTAACAAGAATTGTGTTTACTATTTATCGATTTCACATTAAGGTTTCATTCTCACAGGCTCTTTTGCTGTTCCATTTCTTCTTCAGTCATTTTTTCACGCCAAATAGTGGCCCCTAAACCTTCTAGTTTTTCAACTAAATTACTATATCCCCGGTCAATATGTTCTAAACCAGTTACTTCAGTAATACCTTCTGCCATTAAACCGGCAATTACAAGGGCAGCACCAGCCCGTAGGTCACTTGCTTTTACCTTTGCTCCTTGTAGAGTAGTAGGTCCATTAATGATTGCGGAACGACCTTCAACCTTGATGTTCGCATTCATTCTTCTTAATTCATCAATATGCTTAAATCGTGCAGAATAAATCGTATCTGTTACTACAGAAGTTCCTTCTGCCTTAGTTAGAAGTGAAGTAAAAGGTTGTTGCAAATCAGTTGGAAAACCAGGATATACCAAGGTTTTTATATCAACTGCTTTCAAATGTTCGCCTTTGCCAATGAAGATTTGCTCATCGCCGACCTCTATTGGAACGCCCATTTCACGAAGCTTTGCAGTCAATGATTCTAAGTGATGCGGTATTACATTATCAATTAATACACCATCACCAGCAGCTGCACCTAGTAACATAAATGTCCCTGCTTCAATACGATCGGGAATAATTGTATGGCGACAACCATTTAATGATTCTACACCTTCGATTCGTATGACATCAGTTCCGGCTCCCTTTATTTTTGCTCCCATATTTGTAAGTAAGGTCGCTACATCAATGATTTCTGGTTCCTTTGCAGCGTTTTCAATGACAGTTTTCCCTTTTGCTTTGACTGCAGCCAACATAATATTAATGGTCGCACCTACACTAACAACATCCAGATAAATTCTTGCACCATGCAATTCATCTGCTCGTAAGTATATTGCACCTTGCTCATTTGTCACCTTTGCACCTAAAGCCTCAAACCCTTTAATGTGCTGATCAATAGGTCTTGGACCTAAATGACAACCACCAGGCAATCCGATCACAGCTTTTTTAAATCTTCCAAGCATAGCTCCCATTAAATAATAGGATGCACGAAGTTTTTTGACCTTTCCATTTGGTAGTGGCATCGAAACCATTTGTGTTGGATCTACTACCATTTCACCGTCTTCAAATGTAACCGCCCCACCGATTTCTTCCAATAAAGTTTTCAAAATTCCAACATCTGAAATATTGGGTAAACCTTCTATCGTCACAGGGGTTTCTGCTAGGATCGTGGCAGGTATTAAAGCAACCGCACTGTTTTTAGCGCCACTTACTTTAATTGTTCCTTTTAATGAATATCCCCCTGCAATCTTTAGTTTTTCCATTTTATACTCCCTTCCGTAGATCTGGGTTTTGACCAAAAACAGCTTTATACAATCAACCAGATGAATGGGCTGTATATAGAAATTATGCTTTTCTACATACTCATATCCTCTACGATACCACTATCATCATCGAGGTTAAATAGAGAATGATGTCAATATCATTAAGTTTTACCATATGCCTTCCTAATTCATACCTTTTTACCATTCTGTAAATTGTTTTCTCTTATTTTTGCAGATGTGAATCCCAATCTTGCAAAAATTGTTCAATTCCTTTGTCCGTTAGTGGATGTTTAAATAATTGCATGATTACTTTAAAAGGAACCGTTGCAATATGTGCACCCGCTAATGCAGCATCCGTGATATGTTGGGGGTGCCTAATAGATGCAGCAATAATTTCTGTATTAATTTGATGAGTTTCAAAAATTTCTGCTATCGTGGATACAAGCTCAATTCCATTATGACCGATATCATCTAGTCTTCCTAAAAATGGAGATACATATGATGCTCCAGCACGGGCAGCCATCAATGCTTGATTTGCACTAAAAATTAACGTTACATTGGTTTTTATTCCCTCTTTCGAGAAAATATGTACAGCTTTTAAGCCTTCTGGAGTCATTGGAACCTTTATCGTAATATTTGGGGCAATTTTAGCAAGTTCGCGTCCTTCTTTAACCATACCTTCTGCATCTAAGGCAATTACCTCAGCGCTAACAGAACCTGTAACGAAACTAGTGATTTCCTTTAAGCGTTCAGGAAAAGATACATTCTCTTTTGCTACTAGTGACGGATTAGTTGTTACACCTGCTATAATACCAAGTTCAAATGCTTGTTTAATTTCTTCCAAATTTGCCGTATCAATAAAAAATTTCATTTTACTCACCTCTGCATAAAAAATTTATATATATACACCGAAACCGCCTAGGATAAGGCGGTTTCACAAGTTGTAGGTCTAAGTTGTTTAAAAATTATAGTAGTAATTATATTAAGCTTTATTAGAAGAACCAAATTCGCGTATTTTACCAATTACAGTTTCTTTTATGGCATCACGAGCAGGTCCTAAATATTTTCTAGGATCATACATTTCTGCGTCTGCAGCAAGTACTTCACGCACTTTTTTTGCTGAAGCAATTTGGTTTTCTGTATTTACATTAATTTTAGCTGTTCCTAAAGAAATCGCCTTTTGAATATCTTTTGTTGGGATACCTGTTCCTCCATGTAAAACTAAAGGAAGACCTGTAGCTTTACCTATCTCTTCCATTTCCTTGAAACCAAGATTTGGTTCACCTTTGTAAGGACCATGAACAGAACCCAATGCTGGAGCAAGTGTATCAATACCTGTACGCTTCACTAGTTCTTGACATTCATTCGGATCTGCATAAATGACACCATTTGCAACCACATCATCTTCTTGTCCACCAACTGTTCCAAGTTCTGCTTCTACAGAAACATCTTTAGCATGTGCATATTCAACTACTTTAGATGTAATCGCCACATTTTCTTCAAATGGATGGTGTGAAGCATCAATCATCACTGAAGTAAATCCAGCATCAATAGCTTCTTTACATTTATCATAGCTTGAACCGTGATCCAAATGAATAGCAACTGGTACTGTAATCTTATAGTCTTCCATTAAACCTTCTACCATTTTTACTACTGTTTTAAAACCACCAATATAGCGACCAGCACCTTCAGAAACCCCAAGGATAACTGGTGACTTTTCTTCTTCTGCTGCAAGAAGAATCGCTTGTGTAAATTCTAAATTATTAATATTGAATTGACCAACAGCATAATGGCCTTCTTTAGCTTTATTGAGCATTTCAGTCATAGAGACTAATGGCATGATACATTTTCCTCCTTTAATTACAGTCAAATTGTCCGTATTTCAAGTACAAAAGTTAGGACGTATTCTACAATCCTTTCCCTTATAGATTAAACAAACAATTTAACATCATACAGGTTAAAATAACATTTTCATCATATCAAATTCGCTTTTCTTTTACCAATGAACATGATCGGATAAAAATAATAAAATTTTTTAAAAAATTTTACCTTCTAACCTTTTACTGGTAAATGCTCTCTCACAGCTTTTCTGATGTCGTCTATATCGAAGGGCTTAGCAAAATGTGTAAGTGCACCCAAATCTTTCGCCTCTTGGATCATGTCCAATTCTCCATAAGCAGTCATAATAATCACGCGAATATCTGGATCAATACTTTTCATTCTTTTTAAAATTTCGATACCATCCATTCCTGGTATTTTCATATCTAACAAGACGAGATCTGGAGAATGCTTCTTTGTAATTTCCAATGCTTGAACGCCATTTGCTGCCTGGAATGTATGATATCCCTCCTTTTTTAGTACTTCATTTAAAAGGATTCGAATTCCAAATTGATCATCAACAATTAATATTTTTTCTTCCATCTTTTTTCCCCCCAAAGTATATGTCTTGTGCTTTTTTCTAACTTTCTTATATTATGTAAAATATGTATTAGGATAAAATGAATGTATCTGATCTTATTATAGACTACTATATATAAAGTTTTTAATTCCACCTTGAAATATATTCTATTTTTCCATACTATTTTCCTGCCATATCGTTTTATTAAGCAGAATATTGAATCAATCTACCTAAATTTTTAAGGAGTGCAAGCTAATGAAGATGTTTTTAACCCAAACAAACGGTTTATTT contains:
- the prfA gene encoding peptide chain release factor 1, with product MFDRLQIVEDRYEKLNELLSDPEIINDTKKLREYSKEQSDIQETVMVYREYKEVQQQFKDAKAMLEEKLDNEMREMVKEEIHELEEQIEGFEDRLKILLLPKDPNDDKNVIMEIRGAAGGDEAALFAGDLYRMYSRYAEAQGWKTEVIEASTTGVGGYKEIIFMINGKGAFSKLKFENGAHRVQRVPETESGGRIHTSTATVAVLPEAEEVEVEIHEKDIRVDTFASSGPGGQSVNTTMSAVRLTHIPTGTVVSCQDEKSQIKNKEKAMKVLRARVYDKFQQEAQAEYDANRKSAVGTGDRSERIRTYNFPQNRVTDHRIGLTIQKLDQILQGKMDDIIDALILEDQSHKLESVND
- the prmC gene encoding peptide chain release factor N(5)-glutamine methyltransferase translates to MVQGQKVFEALQWASSFLVEHQRDANAGEILLRHYLQMSRSQLFANQQLVLPEQVQKDFYKAVRMHAGGVPIQHIMGYEEFYGREFIVNQDVLIPRPETEELIVEAITRTKRMFPDQKDLKMVDIGTGSGIIAITMKLECPYLFTSAIDISGSALEIAKKNAARYKADISFIQGDLLIPIIKAKEKVDIILSNPPYIPNRDIEVLSDVVKDHEPHQALFGGFDGLDYYRRLMEQIPEVIREKALIGFEIGMGQGEQVAEILRKSFPQSVIEIVNDINGKDRMVFCEI
- the rho gene encoding transcription termination factor Rho produces the protein MEGLSISSLDNMTLKELYALAREYKVSYYSKLTKKELIFAILKARAEQEGYFFMEGVLEIIQSEGFGFLRPINYSPSSEDIYISASQIRRFDLRNGDKVSGKVRPPKENERYYGLLHVEAVNGDNPESAKERVHFPALTPLYPDRQIKLETAPNKLSTRIMDLIAPVGFGQRGLIVAPPKAGKTMLLKEIANSITTNNPDAELIVLLIDERPEEVTDIERSVNAEVVSSTFDEVPENHIKVAELVLERAMRLVEHKRDVVILMDSITRLARAYNLVIPPSGRTLSGGIDPAAFHRPKRFFGAARNIEEGGSLTILATALVETGSRMDDVIYEEFKGTGNMELHLDRSLSEKRIFPAIDIRRSGTRKEELLIPKEHLDKLWAIRKSMSDTPDFVERFLRKLKKTKTNEEFFEVLTAEMKGSTTGRRTV
- a CDS encoding aminotransferase class I/II-fold pyridoxal phosphate-dependent enzyme, which gives rise to MNSKNELDKSSSIDCFPEVTSFSEYFMEKGTVPYFRVNDGIASNTIIINGKEMINYSTYNYLGMNGCEEINEQVYKAIQQYGTSVSGSRLLSGEIELHSRLEKKIASFIGTEDAIVQVGGHSTNVNTIGNLVNGEDLILYDALAHNSIIQGAILSKAKRRPFKHNDMESLESKLKKLRYKYRRVLIVVEGVYSMDGDICKLPELIKLKNKYNALLMVDEAHSIGTIGENGRGVTSYYNIDPKEVDVLMGTLSKSLNSCGGYIAGSKRFIHYLRYNSPGFIFSVGITPANAAAAYASLEICEREEHLFERLKKNSTYFLSKLKSLDVNTGDSCDTPIIPMIIGNTDKALIFAEKLYQRGVNAMPIVYPAVKESQARIRFFMSAAHTKENIDQTIQIIKEELINQKEEALQYS
- the rpmE gene encoding 50S ribosomal protein L31, producing MKAGIHPGYKKAMVKCACGNEFESGSVKEEIRVEVCSECHPFYTGRQKFASADGRVDRFNKKYGFKQQ
- a CDS encoding UDP-N-acetylglucosamine 1-carboxyvinyltransferase; this encodes MEKLKIAGGYSLKGTIKVSGAKNSAVALIPATILAETPVTIEGLPNISDVGILKTLLEEIGGAVTFEDGEMVVDPTQMVSMPLPNGKVKKLRASYYLMGAMLGRFKKAVIGLPGGCHLGPRPIDQHIKGFEALGAKVTNEQGAIYLRADELHGARIYLDVVSVGATINIMLAAVKAKGKTVIENAAKEPEIIDVATLLTNMGAKIKGAGTDVIRIEGVESLNGCRHTIIPDRIEAGTFMLLGAAAGDGVLIDNVIPHHLESLTAKLREMGVPIEVGDEQIFIGKGEHLKAVDIKTLVYPGFPTDLQQPFTSLLTKAEGTSVVTDTIYSARFKHIDELRRMNANIKVEGRSAIINGPTTLQGAKVKASDLRAGAALVIAGLMAEGITEVTGLEHIDRGYSNLVEKLEGLGATIWREKMTEEEMEQQKSL
- the glpX gene encoding class II fructose-bisphosphatase; protein product: MERSLSMELVRVTEAAALASARLMGRGKKPEADDAATSAMRDVFDTIPMKGTVVIGEGEMDEAPMLYIGEKLGTGYGPRVDVAVDPLEGTNIVASGGWNALAVLAVADHGNLLHAPDMYMDKIAVGPEAVGQIDINASVLDNLKAVAKAKNKDVEDVVATVLNRPRHEHIIAQLREAGARIKLINDGDVAGAINTAFDHTGVDILFGSGGAPEGVIAAVALKCLGGELQGRLLPQNDAELERCIKMGLDTNKILLMEDLVRGDDAIFSATGVTDGELLKGVQFKGSYGSTHSVVMRAKSGTVRFIDGRHSLKKKPNLVIK
- a CDS encoding thymidine kinase, whose product is MYVMEHSGWIEVICGSMFSGKSEELIRRVRRAQFAKQEIAVFKPKLDDRYSKESVVSHNGTSVIALPIEKARDIFENIHRNIDIIAIDEAQFFDEEIVEVVQELANNGHRVILAGLDQDFRGVPFGPMPKLMAIAELVTKLQAVCTVCGSPASRTQRLINGKPACADDPIILVGASEAYEARCRHHHEVPEGISIPLKQIVTSVE